From a region of the Bermanella marisrubri genome:
- a CDS encoding DUF2147 domain-containing protein, with protein sequence MKKLLAMSSLLLAFTAHAGTDSPEGMWQTIDDETGKPKSHVQIWIDEGELKGKIVKLIDPEEENPVCTECEGDKKDQPIVGMQFVWGLTEQDGVWDDGTILDPASGSEYSSKIEVVDGGEKLDVRGYIGFSWAGRSQTWERLEVPAEAAQTEETVQVSTTAE encoded by the coding sequence ATGAAAAAACTATTGGCCATGTCTAGCTTATTGCTAGCATTTACCGCACATGCAGGCACTGACTCCCCTGAAGGCATGTGGCAAACCATCGATGATGAAACAGGCAAGCCTAAAAGCCATGTTCAGATTTGGATCGATGAGGGTGAGCTTAAGGGTAAGATTGTTAAACTAATCGACCCCGAAGAAGAAAACCCAGTTTGCACCGAGTGTGAAGGCGACAAAAAAGATCAGCCGATTGTCGGTATGCAGTTTGTTTGGGGTCTAACAGAGCAAGACGGCGTTTGGGATGACGGTACTATTCTTGATCCTGCCAGCGGTTCGGAGTACAGCTCTAAAATCGAAGTGGTAGACGGTGGTGAAAAGCTGGATGTTCGCGGTTATATTGGTTTTAGTTGGGCTGGTCGTTCTCAGACATGGGAGCGCTTGGAAGTTCCTGCTGAAGCTGCACAAACTGAAGAGACAGTTCAAGTGAGCACTACGGCTGAGTAA
- a CDS encoding molybdopterin oxidoreductase family protein — translation MTIKTEIHYRTCNLCEAMCGIKIEHQGEKILSIKGDEKDPFSQGHICPKAVALQDLYEDSERLTQPMERTEQGWKPLTWKQALDKVAASIAKVQKQHGKNALGVYLGNPNVHNLGGMLTIKYLLTALGTRNRFSATSVDQLPHHIVSNHLFGHQLRIPVPDINRCEHMVIMGANPLASNGSIMSVAGVKDKLKAIQKRGGKVVVIDPRRSETAKLANQHVFIKPGTDACMLLCFLREIIDGNHIKPSSALDLVDEDVSALSSQLTDYSFAYASKYCGIPETELKQVFNEFVAAEKAVLYGRMGVSVQEFGLLSQYVIMLINLLTGRVDEEGGMMFAKPAADIVKNSGPGYVAKRHSRVRNLPDFNGEFPVATLADEILTPGDGQIKAMLTVAGNPVLSTPNGEKLDEALDNLDFMVCIDYFINETTRHANIILPPVSPLEREHYDLSFHNLAVHNHAKYSPAFLQKNKEQQHDWQIYLGLHQRLAKGVSFSQKLMRGLTRWLGPDFLLNAMLKRGPYSLSLKQLKKQPHGIDLGPLQSQLPAVLSHIDKKIHINSAFYFADLDRLSKKIEQTLNEQKSSNALLIGRRDVRTNNSWMHNSKRLVKGKNRCTLLMHPEQAKQLGLSTGQMVAVSSRVGRVEIELEISDEIMPNVVSIPHGWGHGRKGVKQSTASQHAGVSVNDLTDETLIDELCGNAAVNGVPVSIRAA, via the coding sequence ATGACAATAAAAACAGAAATTCACTACCGCACCTGCAATCTGTGCGAGGCCATGTGCGGCATTAAAATAGAACACCAAGGGGAGAAAATCCTATCCATCAAGGGCGATGAAAAAGACCCTTTTAGTCAAGGCCATATCTGCCCGAAAGCCGTCGCATTGCAAGATTTGTATGAAGATAGCGAGCGTTTAACCCAACCTATGGAGCGTACTGAGCAAGGCTGGAAACCGCTCACTTGGAAACAAGCTCTGGATAAAGTGGCGGCTTCAATAGCCAAGGTGCAAAAACAACATGGCAAAAATGCCTTGGGTGTCTATCTAGGTAATCCCAATGTTCATAATCTAGGCGGCATGCTCACTATTAAATATTTGTTAACCGCTCTCGGGACCCGTAATCGATTTAGTGCAACCTCTGTAGATCAATTGCCTCATCATATAGTGAGCAACCATTTGTTTGGTCACCAATTGCGCATTCCTGTGCCGGATATCAACCGCTGTGAACACATGGTCATCATGGGGGCGAATCCATTGGCATCTAATGGAAGCATCATGTCGGTGGCAGGGGTAAAAGACAAACTTAAAGCCATCCAAAAACGCGGCGGCAAAGTGGTGGTGATTGATCCACGACGTTCAGAAACCGCCAAACTTGCTAATCAACATGTTTTCATTAAGCCCGGCACGGACGCTTGCATGTTATTGTGTTTCTTACGTGAAATCATCGATGGTAATCATATTAAACCAAGTTCAGCGCTGGATTTGGTAGATGAAGATGTTTCTGCGTTATCGTCTCAATTGACGGATTACAGTTTTGCATATGCATCGAAGTATTGCGGTATTCCAGAAACAGAGCTCAAACAGGTTTTCAATGAGTTTGTTGCTGCGGAAAAAGCGGTGCTTTATGGACGAATGGGCGTGAGCGTGCAAGAGTTCGGCTTATTGAGCCAATATGTGATCATGCTGATTAACCTTTTGACCGGTCGTGTGGACGAAGAGGGCGGCATGATGTTCGCCAAACCCGCTGCGGATATCGTGAAAAACTCGGGTCCTGGCTATGTAGCTAAGCGCCATTCCCGCGTTCGCAATTTACCGGATTTCAATGGCGAATTTCCTGTCGCGACGTTGGCCGACGAAATTCTCACACCCGGTGACGGCCAAATAAAAGCCATGCTTACGGTTGCGGGTAATCCGGTGTTGAGTACGCCTAATGGTGAAAAACTGGATGAAGCGCTAGATAACTTGGATTTTATGGTGTGTATTGATTATTTCATCAATGAAACCACACGCCATGCCAATATTATTTTGCCGCCCGTGTCTCCGCTAGAGCGCGAGCATTATGATTTAAGCTTCCATAACTTGGCCGTGCATAATCACGCCAAATACAGCCCAGCATTTTTGCAAAAAAATAAAGAGCAGCAACATGATTGGCAAATTTATTTAGGACTACATCAACGTTTGGCCAAAGGCGTCAGCTTTTCGCAAAAACTTATGCGCGGTCTTACGCGTTGGTTGGGCCCTGATTTCTTGCTTAACGCCATGCTCAAGCGCGGACCCTACAGTCTGTCATTGAAGCAGTTGAAAAAACAACCTCATGGTATTGATTTAGGTCCACTTCAATCACAACTGCCCGCTGTGCTCTCTCATATAGATAAAAAGATTCACATTAATTCGGCGTTTTATTTTGCTGATTTAGATCGTTTGAGCAAGAAGATTGAGCAAACCCTCAACGAACAAAAAAGCAGCAATGCATTGTTAATTGGTAGACGTGATGTGCGTACAAACAACAGTTGGATGCACAATTCAAAACGTCTAGTCAAAGGCAAAAATCGATGCACTCTGTTAATGCATCCAGAGCAAGCCAAGCAATTAGGGTTAAGCACTGGGCAAATGGTTGCGGTAAGCTCGCGCGTTGGTCGGGTGGAAATCGAACTGGAAATCAGTGATGAAATTATGCCCAATGTGGTGAGTATTCCTCACGGCTGGGGGCACGGTCGCAAGGGCGTCAAGCAATCCACCGCTAGCCAGCACGCAGGTGTCAGTGTGAACGATTTAACCGATGAAACACTGATTGATGAGTTATGTGGAAATGCAGCGGTCAATGGCGTACCTGTTTCTATACGGGCTGCATAA
- a CDS encoding SDR family NAD(P)-dependent oxidoreductase: MNIEGKVALVTGGASGLGLAACRSLIEKGAKVAIFDFDKANGEAVVQELEEGKALFVQVDVTDEQNVAQALETLYKHYGDLHIVVNCAGIGPPGKVINREGEPLPLDQFKKIVDVNLFGTFNVLSKAAARMAKQDTLNDDGGRGTIINVASVAAFDGQIGQPAYAASKAGIVGMTLPIAREFARQGIRVNTIAPGLFLTPLAESLGEDVINSLGGSVEYPKRLGNPKEFAQLVVHMAENDYLNGEVIRLDGAIRMAAK; this comes from the coding sequence ATGAATATTGAAGGTAAAGTTGCGCTGGTCACCGGAGGTGCATCAGGTCTTGGTTTAGCGGCTTGTCGCAGCTTGATTGAGAAGGGTGCCAAGGTTGCAATCTTTGATTTTGATAAAGCCAATGGCGAAGCCGTGGTGCAAGAATTAGAAGAAGGCAAAGCGTTGTTTGTTCAGGTGGATGTCACTGATGAGCAGAATGTGGCCCAAGCCCTCGAAACGTTATACAAGCACTATGGCGACCTGCACATTGTGGTGAATTGTGCGGGCATCGGTCCTCCGGGCAAAGTCATCAATCGCGAGGGCGAACCTTTACCGTTAGACCAATTCAAAAAAATTGTAGATGTAAACCTGTTTGGTACTTTTAATGTACTGAGCAAAGCTGCTGCGCGCATGGCTAAGCAAGACACGCTAAATGATGATGGTGGTCGTGGTACCATAATCAATGTGGCATCCGTAGCCGCATTTGATGGGCAAATTGGCCAACCAGCTTATGCAGCAAGTAAAGCGGGTATTGTCGGTATGACGTTACCCATTGCGCGTGAGTTCGCTCGACAAGGGATTCGCGTCAATACCATTGCACCGGGTTTATTTTTAACACCGCTTGCGGAAAGCCTAGGTGAAGATGTAATCAATTCCCTTGGTGGCAGTGTTGAGTACCCTAAGCGTTTAGGTAACCCCAAAGAGTTTGCCCAACTAGTGGTGCACATGGCTGAGAACGACTATCTCAATGGTGAGGTCATTCGCTTAGATGGCGCCATACGGATGGCAGCCAAATAA